The sequence below is a genomic window from Myxocyprinus asiaticus isolate MX2 ecotype Aquarium Trade chromosome 9, UBuf_Myxa_2, whole genome shotgun sequence.
aaactcctgatgttgatataatgcaaaaagcacttgccaatatacttgaagtgaaaatcagtcctcctttcctgtttaataaattaagcaatcacacggtcttacagaacatctcgtgtttttaaatccataaggatctctttctcaatggcgatagcggcagtgatgataGCCAACTgttagcaagatctcgcgctctttgctttcaaattacgtacactTAAAGcttgattgcgtcactcaaggcaagctagaaggcctcgaccggaacatatcctaaagatcacactcaccaagaacaaataaatcaatctgattggctgaagaatctgacaatctgacattagttgcacattcatttgcactgttgagggattctgtggaaattctgaaggcctgaggggatggatctcagactcacgcgctgcatgccatttgtgaaacagttgtcatgcttcgcttgtaagcatcaaggaataaattctgactggataaactttttgtttttctctatttgtttgtagattaattaagagtggaaagcaattaaaaatacataggcaaaaaggtgattgagattgaaaggatgaaaaatatttatttatttggcatgttaggccagcagagaaggctttgctggccctgagaattcgccactgtcaAATGTAAACGATGATATAAACGTTTATTATTGGGAAGAAAAGATAAATATTCATCAGATTCATCAGAGTTTTACAGATAAAACTTCGGAAGCTCAGAAGAGATCCAGGAGAAAGAAAGTTTGTCTGGCCAAGAAACTGTGAAAGAGGGCTCTAAAGGCTCTCTTAAAGCTGCACATGACATCATCTGGAGATTCTCTAGATTTCCTGGAAATACAGAGACTGACTATATAaataatgatggattgataggcatcaatttgagatgtataattatcaatatgaatatgtctatgcaaataacaataatcaaaaatgtatccatttggagtgttttgtatggagtgtgaacttTGTatagtaggcagaacctgcaatttgaaaatcttgaaattaatgtatggattcagatgggaaaatgttatttgcatttaaaatgttatttatttctttacatACCCTTATCCTGCAATTAATTCACCCACTGCCTATgaatatagcctatagacagagatgtgatgccatgtacagtattcaacgatatgcttagaatatgaaaacttgaggcagtgaaaatgcatgttagatccagtgtacacaagacctctctctccatcagaagatatccatatatcagagttctgtctgatatccaaaactggtcaacatcaacagcttgttatgttaactcatGATCccaccagcccaagagtcagcagggggaatacagaagaaggcaagagatgaagtgatggtaaaaatgagcagagtttattgaataatcttaattgcgtctttctcaatgctcagtctgactttGTCTGACCAGCACTAATTCAACAAGTGTTACTATACCCTGCAAAGTCAATGGACAATTACTTCTTCACAACACCGTCCCATGACATTGAAGACCTTAAAATTGAaactctttatctctaacttgtgagacaatacagcacacaacataaaattaaacagtcTGACAAATAACAACATGGAAAATAaggtacaaaaaaaattattatataaaatgatatgtgtgaataataaaataatataaaaaaaaaatagaaagacatTAATTAAGACTTTGTATGTAGGTAtgcatgtatgtacagtatgtttgctctctttaagtaacacacacacactcttaagcacaaacacagactcacacacacacgttgcctttgaaaaatgaaaacagaactttaGATCCTTGTCATGTAATGTGGTAAGTTTATTTCAAAATGATCAGAGAAAGTCATGATAGACAGGTGGTAGCTTTTTTATAGCTATCAGTTCATCACTCAGAATGACTTAGAATAGCCTACAACACCTTTCTCTGAATGCATATTGAGGGAAGTACAGCAGGATGCAGGAAAATTTGTTGAGTATTGTTTTAGGTATAAAATATCTACATCTTGTGATTGTATTGTCCATTTATAGGCTTTAAACAACAGCTTGGACCCTTACCTAGTTAAAAACAAGCTAATTTCAAGACATTGACGTCACACCAGGTCGTCACGTGGGTCACCCGCCGTGTAAGACGCTCAAAGCACAAGACCTTCGGTTACACCTTCGGTTAAGCTTTCGGTCGGTCGGACGTTTGGTTTTGGCACGGAGTTCCCACCATAGCCACACATTCTCACATAAAgcaaaacctgagcgtacatcgtgagGGAAACTCCACGTGATGTACGCAACAGCcgacaaaacgagacaggacacATGCAGACCGCTCGCGACCCATGTACGCATAAGTTATTGACGTGAGTGTATGCAGCCAGATGACACAAGCGCAATGCACCCACGTCagtaacagacagacaaggagtatgGATGTCCGGGTCCCGACACCAGGCAATAAAACAGAGACcacgtgctcacacaaagacagacatgggtgGATAATGCCACgggtcagaccaaaacccagactgacaaatGACAGGAACCGTGACATTTGACGGTCATGAAATATATGATCACATGGAAATTCAGAAATATCGAATTTAACCTCAATatcatttgtaaatttttttgtacccctgaaggtgtcctgtggtgtctggcactaagacattagcagctgtcctgtaagttgtgaggtcgagccgccatggatcggacttgttggtccagcacatcccacagatgctcaatcggattgagatctggggaattggaggccagggcaacaccttgaactctgcaTGTTCcgcaaaccattcccaaacaatgtgtgcagtgtggcagggtgcattatcctgctgaaagaggccactgccatcagcaaataccattgtcatgaaggggtgtagctggtctgcaacgatgtttaggtaggtggcacatgtcaaattgatgtccacatgaatggctgaacacagggtttcccagcagaacattgcccagagcatcacactccctccaccggctagtcgtcttcccacagtacatcctggtgccatcactttcccaggtaaacagtgcacacgtaaacggccgtccacgtgatgtaaaagaaaactggacaaatcggaccaggtgaccttcttccactgctccaagattCAGTACAGACACTCgtatgcccattgtaggtgctttcgatggtggacaggggtcatcatgggcactctgaccagtgcACTCCGATCtatgcggctacacagccccatatgcagtaGAGATTGttctgtgtgttgtgacacattcctcccgtaaccatgattacaattttctgtgatgtgccacagtagaccttctgttggttcagaccagatgggatagccttcaaaGCCCTTGTGCATCAATGACACTTGGGCACCCAaaaccctgtcgccggtttgtggtttgtcccttctctgaccactgtcggtaggtactcaccactgctgaccgagagcaccccacaagccttgccgtttcagagatgctctgacccagtcatctggccataacaatttggcccttgtcaaagtcgctctggtctttactcctgcccatttttcctgcattcaacacgttgactacgagaactgattgttctcttaccatctaatctacccagaccttgacatacggccttgttaggagatgatcaacattatttgcttcacctgtgagtggtcataatgttttgactcatcggTGTATATCAAAATtcaatatatcgtcccatccctagtggAAATACATGCATCACTggagaattctgtcatttttgtcaATCTGTCATCTGTCATTATTGGGAAAATTTCATTGAAAGcattttataaaatacatttcacaCTTTATGCATACATTGACAAAATAACagcttaaaacaataaaaaatattcttttcACAAGCAATCtttacaaaatttttttttgctttcttcaCACATCACGTCTCATATTTTATCTCACACATTCTCCTCACCAGCACTCTTTGGTCTCATATGTCACcaagtaaacttaaaaaaaaaaaaaaaaaaaaaaaaaaacaatatataggcaataataatttaataattcaaaataaataattttcacacaataaatattaaaatggcatatattcactctttgtttagtttAACATAGGTCTAAAAATGTAACACTAgttttatgatggattttcataCTTTAAGATTAAAAGCCTGGGTTTGGAATAAAGATTttgtaaaataattgtattattattatcatttatatagcgcctttttaTAGAGAATACACAAATTGCAATTTCTAGCGATAAATATTTGGGAGTAAGCATACAAGTAACTTGAAAAATACATATTCACTAAGACATTTCTATGACATTCCAAGGCATTTTAAAAGTAGCAAACAATATGGTAAATGCATGGTTTGGCACTAATTTGACAAGTCCCTATACAGCATTACACAATAATTTTGATGGGAAAAGAAACAATCCTCTAACACAAAGGAACAGTGCATTCACATTCTTACATATAGATGGCGTAGTATTCTCAGTGTAGAACTTGCACTTGGGTCCAACAAATGAATCCTAGATGCACACTGACAGTTTCAGCAGATGCTACATATTATCTCTaacatcaaacatttttttttctgaatgctAATTTCCTCAACAGCCACTGAAGGTGTTGACATATCAGTCCCTTCCAATTGCACTCATCTTTAATGTACTCATCTCCTGACCTCCAGCATCTTTGCAGACTCACTCAAAATGAGTCTTGCAGAGTGATGTTTGGATGTGTGTGTATGCGAGTGTGTGTGGTGTTGTGGATAGTTAATGTGATAACAAAAGGCTATTGGTCAGCTGTTGAAAAGGTTAGTAGCCAGAGCCCTCCCcgttgaatataaatatattctgGGGGGAAGACCCAGCAATAGACAAATCACTCCAGACTGAGCACCCCTTGTGAAATTATTGATTCTCAGCAGACTTTCCACTAACTTTGATAGCACTTGGGGAAATGGCCAACATGATGACAGAGATTGTTGCTTTCCTGTTTACCATATCTGGCTGGGTTTTGATCTCCTCCACGCTTCCAACTGACTACTGGAAAGTGTCATCCGTGGATGGGACAGTCATCACCACGGCAACCTTTTGGTCCAATCTCTGGAAGACGTGTGTTACGGATTCCACTGGAGTTTCCAATTGCAAGGATTTTCCTTCTATGCTCGCACTGGATGGTACTTTATATGTAGACTTTTTTTGCTTATCTAAATTTACTGCTAAATGGGAGAAGGTGTTTGATTGTGTATGTGTACATAAATAGGTACAGTTTATGGACAAAATTGGACAAaagttagctaaatctgacaaaacctcctttTGGGGATGTTCTCAATTGTAAAATCGAgtaataaataatgcaaatactgttttttaaattgtgaagtgtagtaagttttttttttagcgaCAGGGTTAAGATGTGCTTTAGTGCAAGTCTATAGTGATCTTAAttagctttataaataaataaataaataaataaatatataaataaataaatatataaatatatatatatagcagttacagaaatactcaaaccagcccatctggcaccaacaatcatccatgcgattatctaatcagccaattatgtggcagcagtgcataaaatcatgcagatagggtcaggagcttcagttaatgttcacatcaaccatcagaatgggaaaaaatgttatctcattgatttggactatggcatgattgttggtgccagacgggctggtttgagtatttctgtaactgctgatctcctgggattttcacgcacaacagtctctagaatttactcagaatggtgccagaaacaaaaaacatccagtgagccgcagttctgtagatggaaatgccttgttgatgagagaggtcaacagagaatggccagactggttcaaactgacaaagtctccggtaactcagataaccactctgtacaattgtggtgagaagaatagcatctcagaatgctgttctgagacgcgggttggagctgttttggtggcacgagggggacctacacaatattaggcaggtggttttaatgttgtagttgatcggtgtgtgtgtctacatacacacatacagtactgtgcaaaagttttaggcacttaagatgtttcacaaaaacctttgtcttaaaatggttatttatatctacagctttagtgtgtcaataggaaaaataaattttaaactcccaaacattacttttgcaaatagaaaagattagaatagaagaacagggcactctgcaagagatggcattgcccccacaaagcccccactgaacattgagtcagtctgagattacaagagacagaagcaattgagacagcctaaatagatagaagaactgtggtgaattctccaagaagtttggaacatcctttctgccaacaaccaagaaagactgtgtccaggtgtacctaggagaattggggctgttttaaaggcaaaggtggccacaccaaatattgattcagcttttttatgtttactggactttgtatgatgttaattgataaatgaaaaatatttatggcattatatttgaagacatcctcactatgcaacatttttcacaagtgcctaaaacttttgcacagtactgtatatagtatatataaatatactgtatatatatatatatagctcattgatatgtatatatattgtataaatgtatatttactgtcctatttactatatatatatatatatatatatatatatatatatatatatatatatatatatatatatatatatatataaataaagataattatgaTTTCTATAGAGATAGAATATTTAAAGGCTAAAGTCACCTATATTGTGGGGATTGTACATTGGCTGGTCCCCATGAGGAATACAAattatgaattgtattttaaagaaaattaaaaaatgcagaaagttgtgggtgagggttaggtttaagtgtAGGGGAatagttaggggatagaaaatataattagatcagtatataaacaatataagcCATTAAAAATTCCTCAACATAAtacaaaaacgtgtgtgtgtgtgtgtgtgtgtgtgtgtgtgtgtgtgtgtgtgtgtgtgtgtgtgtaggctatgtgagtgagtgagcaaGAGAATGAAATTGCAGGGCATCCATTGGTTCCTTACCTCCAGAAAAGTGCAGATCTAATTGTTCGGAAAAAGAGTAGCATGGTATTGGATTGCCCTAATGCTGTTTTGGCAGGAAGTACCACAACACAACAAGTTGAAGCCAAACAGCTCACTTGACCATATAAAACAGGGATCTTTTTATGCCAAAATGTTGCATAATGCATCTTACATGACACTGACACAAGAGTGCAATTAGGAAAGTCTGTGACTTGCCAATGATTTGACTTAATTATCTCGACTCATTACCTCTGTTATAACCTGCAGATAATTAATATAAAGGCAAGTAGTAAATAGAGGGTTTAACAACTCTAGCATGCATTGACTTAATTATGTTTGGATggcacatacacaaacatctgTCAGTGCAGAAAGCTCAGTgggaacacacagacacattggTTGCCTGAGGGCACCGTGCAAAAGCAGCCGGTTAAGCAggtaatgttttaaatttattatCACAGAATCATGTTTGAGGCTGTGAATATTTGTGGTGACTCATCATAGACAGTTTCGGGAAAACTTCCTGAAAGCTAACTAAAGACTTTCATGAAGgatgcatttattttcattttcagaaaACTGTGCTCAATTATTCAAACCACATTTCAATCACAAATGATTTGGAATTTATATGCCTACAATTTAAACAGATAACTGAGGAAATTCTGGTTTCATCTCTGTTTAGAgaaatttatttgtaaaaaaaaaaacattttcaaaacctGTTTTGAGTCAACCCTCTGTtatatgtaattttaatgtagaaatgcattttttttctgaattaaaaCAGTTAATTGTTAATACAATTAATTATCTCattaacttaaataaaaaaattaataggcCCCTGTGGCATTAGGATAAGCTGTCAAATGTTTTGAGTCATGGCTAACGTTAGCTACTTCTCAGATAGGGAAGACATTTGATCATAAGCCATCTATCCTGACAAATATGTAACATGTTAATTCCATCTTAACCCAGGATATGTCACACACATGCTTTATCGGTAAACTGCCTGCAACGCTGAAAAGAaaatttgtaacataaaaaaaaaaaattggtattggTCTGGTGAAACAGAGGTGGCAGTAACAATGCGCTGTACTGACTAGATAAATCTCGCCCAATATTGATGATGGCAGTAGCTAATAAAAAACACTTATGACTGGGCACTGATAACAGactgtaatattataataaaatattgggCCTAGGTTAGACTTATGATTATGGTTGTTAGCTggctatttttattgttttatgtgattatgagagaattttcatttttgggtgaactattccttttaaagggaatagatgtgtatgaatttctttcttctgcagaacacaaacgaagatttttagaagaatatcacagctctgtaggtccatacaatgcatgtgaatggtgatcagaactttgaaggtccaaaaagcacataaaggcagcataaaagtaatccatatgtcccGAGTGgcttaattaatgtcttctgaagcgatatgataggtgtgtgagagaaacggatcaatatttaaaactttttttaacttATTAATTTTCGCTTCCGCCCAGATCTCCTATGTGCATCCACGAGAGAGCCGAGTTAACACAGCCTCTCATGTCATGTAAGCACGTTGGCAAGTTCGCGTGAGATCTGATGCGTGTGCAAAACAAAAACTGTATTTGCAAAAACTGTgtatttctcacacacacacacacacacacaaaatgacaaataagccacatctgtttataaccagggttggggagtaatgaaatacatgtaacaggattacgtatattaaaatacaaactataagtaactgtattccaccacagttacaaattaaatcattggtaattagaatacagtaacattcaaaaagtattttgattactgaagagattactttgcattttattgtcattttgtttcatttaacattaattaagctgtaagtgttgttgaacatatggccatgtgtaagctccagtttccaggtgaaatgtctgcAGTGTGGCCCCAAAAGCCAGTTAtatttttagtaatatttttatgtaatacagtcagtaggaatgcatattttattaactctacccaaCCATAAACCAaaacgtcagtggagtaaaaatataattttagagcagaaatgcaacctccgagttgtgttcaccattgtttatgtaaacacaATAACTTCTTGGTTCCCACAAGACCAGAACCCGTGTTAGCAGCATTAGAGAGAAGGGTGACGAcagttaaaataatgtaaaaatgtttgtcagtaatttgtcagtatggggttgatttcagtgtACATAAACTTTTGAAAGCTACAAAGGTCGATTTCCCATGTTATGTTGTTTCCTAAGAAAGACCCTCAAAGCAATCATAATCATGAATTTTTCCTATGACTTATTACTCCTGCTCTCCTGTTCCTTCAGCTTATATCCAGGTGTGTCGTGGGCTGATGATCTCAGCTGTGTGTCTGGGATTCTTTGGAGCTATCCTGGCTCTAGTGGGCATGAAATGTACCAAGATAGGGGGTTCAGAGACCACCAAAGCCAGGATCACCTGCCTAAGTGGGCTACACTTTATACTCAGCGGTATCAGACTTCGCATTTCATGTATCATGATAAATCCCCACTTGACTGCATGGCAGTACCATATAACTATGCACCCAACCTCTCTGTAGGAATCTGCTCCATGACGGCCTGTTCTCTATATGCACACAGAATAACATCGGAGTTCTTTGACCCTTTATTTGTAAAACAGAAGTAAGAAATTCCATCACATTTTTACAATTGTTGCTGCAAGTTTCAGTGTGCAAATGCAGACCACCTAATAACAccagtatttctttctttctgtgtttAGGTTTGAACTTGGGGCGGCATTGTTTATTGGCTGGTCTGGATCTGTTCTTGGCATTGTTGGGGGCTTCATCTTTTGCTTTTCCATGATTGAGGGATTCAAAATCAGGTGAAAGTCTTATTCTTACAGTATCTAccggtgtttgttttttttaaaaagcagttgtTCTTACAGGTTGAGCGATTACTCTGTCTTCTCTGACAGGGAGTATTCCTACAATGGTGCGACATCTTTCATATCAACACGAAACAAGGTTACCAAGACCAATAAGAACTCTGAGGCTCTTCAGAAAGATCCTTCAGAACAGATCTTCTCTGGCAGACAGTTTGGGAGGAATGCATATGTTTGATTTAAGGTTCCTCAAAACACCTGGAAATGATAACAAATGAAGCCTATTCACTGTGTACAGTCTATCAAACAAATCCTTGAAAGAAGAACCTGAGGAGATCTCATTATATTAAGCTGCTTTCATCGTTTGTAGCAAGATTATTTCACAAATGCAAACAAAACTTCTGAAACGTATATTCTACCTGGGTAAATCCACGAGGAACTTTTAAACACTGCATTTTTAACACCAAAACTAATTTTGATGAGATATGACTATATGTACTGAAGGTTTTTGATCTGCATTATTTCAGTTTACTTTGTTTCACCGCTATATTACCCATCAGAAACCTCAAGAAAGCTCTCCGAGTCTGACAACATGAACCAAATTGCCAAATATCTTCACTTGGGACAATGAACTAACCCTAAGTTAGGTGAACTGATGACAAACTTTACCGGAGAAGACAGGGACCACAGCTGCGCTTCACTGACCACAGGAGCATGCTGTTTCAATTCCGGAAATTGAGTCGGAAATCACATATTGCTCCGGAGATGGAGTCTCTCTTCACCTCCTGATCGGTGAAACCCTACACTCTGATCCCAGTTTTCAGAGCTTTCAAGTCTGTGGGCTTCTGCTGGTTGGCAGAGTCCTCTTGTTCTGTCAGATGCTTCCTTAAAAGAAGTATTCAATGTCTCTGTGCTCATTTTGTAAGAAGGTTTTAAAGTATtttgtgacataaaaaaaaaaaagagcataatCTTCAGTTTTGGACTGTGCTTCAAAATGTGGGTGGGCTTTGTATTATTAACCTGGAGACCATTAACAAAAGGATATTGACATAACTTTTTggaattagtgttttaaaatgttcaagcaTGAAATCTACAAGTAATCTTAAAGGGGTCACGCAATGCtcttggggaggaaaaaaaaaaagttttatcttccctgaggtccaatgatgttagtatgtttatttgttttttttttttttttatgctcggttttggcatttgtgcctccttaaaacttcaatgtaatcgcccactgttctgattggctaacatcaagCAGCCCCACTAAAtcagccattttttttaaaactcagtctgaagagaatgaacaagctccacaacattataaaactacatttcataagttacacataacacacatccaacatattgcatctgaatatattaactgttcatctcaaacacaactgttaacactcaaaCCCTGTCTACActctgtttctgtttctgttctgagtcgggatccggacactcgtgctccatggcTCGTCTTTGTGAGTGCATGGCTTCAGTTCTCTTGCCATGCGCTCTTGTCAGTCTTGTTTGTTGTTTGAGTGCACATGGCTGTATTTGGTTCTTCATCACCATgtgcactcatgtctgtttggtcTTATATGTTAACACATGGTTTTGTGTTTGTTCAGCCATGTGCTTCCCTGACTCCACCTCCTTGTTTCTCTCAGAACTCTCCCTTGTTGA
It includes:
- the cldn10a gene encoding claudin-10a encodes the protein MANMMTEIVAFLFTISGWVLISSTLPTDYWKVSSVDGTVITTATFWSNLWKTCVTDSTGVSNCKDFPSMLALDAYIQVCRGLMISAVCLGFFGAILALVGMKCTKIGGSETTKARITCLSGLHFILSGICSMTACSLYAHRITSEFFDPLFVKQKFELGAALFIGWSGSVLGIVGGFIFCFSMIEGFKIREYSYNGATSFISTRNKVTKTNKNSEALQKDPSEQIFSGRQFGRNAYV